The Microtus pennsylvanicus isolate mMicPen1 chromosome 19, mMicPen1.hap1, whole genome shotgun sequence genome includes a region encoding these proteins:
- the LOC142838219 gene encoding olfactory receptor-like protein OLF3: MGKENVTWVSEFILMGLSSDKHIQAGLFVLFGATYLLTLLGNGLIVLLIALDPRLHLPMYFFLCHLSVVDICYTSSGVPQMLAHFLMERKTISFALCGIQLFFALALGGTEFLLLAAMAYDRYVAVCDPLRYTVVMSPRLCMVLAGVSWLVGVVNSAVETTVTMRLPTCGHNVLNHVACETLALVRLACVDITLNQVVILVSSVVVLLVPCCLVSLSYAHIVAAILKIHSTQGRRKAFETCASHLTVVSMSYGMALFTYMQPRSTASAEQDKVVVLFYAVVTPMLNPLIYSLRNKDVKAALSRVLMKNFESKH; this comes from the exons ATGGGCAA AGAAAACGTGACCTGGGTGAGTGAGTTTATCCTGATGGGTCTCTCCAGTGACAAGCACATCCAAGCTGGACTCTTTGTCCTCTTTGGAGCCACATACTTGCTGACTCTGCTGGGCAATGGACTCATCGTCCTCCTGATTGCACTGGACCCACGACTCCACCTGcccatgtatttcttcctctGCCACCTGTCAGTGGTGGACATTTGCTACACCTCCAGTGGGGTCCCCCAGATGCTGGCACACTTCCTCATGGAGAGGAAGACCATCTCTTTTGCCCTATGTGGGATCCAGCTTTTCTTTGCTCTGGCCCTAGGAGGGACTGAGTTCTTGCTTCTGGCtgccatggcctatgaccgctatgtggctgTCTGTGATCCACTACGGTACACCGTGGTCATGAGTCCAAGGCTCTGCATGGTTCTGGCAGGTGTCTCTTGGCTTGTGGGTGTGGTTAATTCTGCTGTGGAGACAACGGTCACCATGCGCCTTCCCACCTGTGGGCACAATGTGCTCAACCATGTGGCCTGTGAGACACTGGCCCTTGTCAGGCTGGCCTGTGTGGACATCACCCTCAACCAGGTGGTGATACTGGTCTCTAGtgtggtggtgctgctggtgccCTGCTGCCTGGTCTCTCTGTCCTATGCCCATATTGTGGCTGCCATCTTGAAGATCCACTCTACCCAGGGACGCCGCAAAGCCTTTGAGACCTGTGCCTCCCACCTGACTGTGGTCTCCATGTCTTACGGGATGGCCCTCTTCACCTATATGCAGCCCCGCTCGACAGCCTCTGCTGAGCAGGACAAGGTGGTGGTGCTCTtctatgctgtggtgacccccatgcTGAATCCTCTCATCTACAGTCTGAGGAACAAGGATGTGAAGGCCGCTCTGAGCCGAGTTCTGATGAAGAACTTTGAGTCAAAGCATTGA